From Roseburia hominis, the proteins below share one genomic window:
- the rimP gene encoding ribosome maturation factor RimP, whose translation MSKKEIYEQKTEEILLPIVEKHGFELWDVEYVKEAGTWYLRAYIDKPGGIMIDDCEVVSRELSDILDEKDYIDEAYILEVSSPGLGRPLKKEKDFARSLGEEVEIRTYRPIDKQKEFIGILKDYDKDTVTIAYEDEETKTFDRSDIALVRLAFDF comes from the coding sequence TTGTCTAAAAAAGAAATTTATGAACAAAAAACAGAGGAGATTCTGCTCCCCATTGTGGAAAAGCATGGTTTTGAATTGTGGGATGTAGAATATGTAAAGGAAGCCGGCACCTGGTATCTGCGGGCATACATTGATAAGCCGGGCGGCATCATGATCGATGACTGCGAAGTGGTGAGCAGGGAGCTTTCCGATATTCTGGACGAGAAGGATTACATCGATGAAGCGTATATCCTTGAGGTGAGCTCGCCGGGGCTTGGAAGACCACTTAAAAAAGAGAAGGATTTCGCAAGAAGCCTGGGGGAAGAGGTGGAGATCCGCACATATCGGCCCATCGATAAACAGAAAGAATTTATTGGAATCTTAAAGGATTATGATAAAGATACAGTTACCATTGCATATGAAGACGAAGAGACAAAGACATTTGACAGAAGCGATATTGCACTTGTTCGTCTTGCATTCGACTTTTAG